Genomic DNA from Streptomyces venezuelae:
CAACATCCACACCGACGCCGGACGGTATCCGGAAGCCAACCGGATCAACGGCGCCGCGCTGGAGGAACTGCGCAGGCTGCAGGACCTGGACGGCGAGTTCACGCTGCGCAGCGCGCTCGGACGGGGTGGCGAGCTGCGGGCCCTCGGCCGCCCCCAGGACGCCCTCGCCGAGGACCAGTCGACCCGGGACATCCTGTGCTCCAAGTACGGCCCGGAGAACCACTTCACACTCATGGCGGGCAGCAATCTCGGGCTCTCGCTGGACATGGTCGGCCTGCCGAACGACTCCCTGGAGCAGCACCAGGAGGTGCACGAACAGCGGGTGCGGGTCCTCGGCGAGCAGCATGAGCTGACCCTGCGCAGCTCCGTGCACGTGGCCGGCAGGCTGCGTGAGATGGGCCGGTACGACGACTCGCTGACCCGGCTCCAGGAGATCTACCGCCTCACCCAGACGAACGAGGAGCTCGGCTGGACCCACATGACGACGCTCCTCACGGCCTGCTCGCTGGCCTCGACGCTGCGGCACATCGCCACGCTCTCCCCGGCGCTGTCCTCGCAGACGCGGAAGGCGAAGGTGGACTCGGCCCGCATGCTCAACGCGCGGGCGCGGGACGCCTTCGTCGTGTACGGCGGCCCCCGCCACCCGGAAGCCCTGATCGCGGGTGTGGGTCTCGCGGCCGACCTGCGGTTCCTCGGCCGGATCGACGGGCCCCACGGGGCCCGCGCGCTGGCCGAGGAGAACCTCGCGGCGTTCCGCGAGTGGGGCGAGGACCACCTCTTCACCCGCATATGCGAGGTCAACCTCGCCCTGGTGCTGCGCGACGCGGAGGACGAGACCGCCGCCGAACTCAGCGAGCGGGGCCTGCGCGGCCTCAAGGAGAACCTTTATGTGGACCCGCACCATCCGCTGATCCTCACCGCGTCCCTGTGCCACGCCAACATGCTCGTCTTCGCCGGCGACTCACGGGCGGCGCGGGAGCTGGACGAGGTGACGCACCGGGGTCTGCTCGAGAAGTTCGGCCCCGACCACCCCCTCACGCAGACCGTGGCCGCGCACCTGGGGCTGCGGGCGGACGCCGGGGGCCACGCGGGTCCGGACAACCGGATCAGCATCGAACTCGACGTACCGAAGATCTGAGACGTACCGGAGAACTGAGCGGACAGCACGGAACGAGGAGGACCCGATGGCGTATCAGTGGACGGGGTCGATCGGCGTCCCGCACGCCGTGGCGGTGCTCTCCACGACCCGCGGCTGCGGCGCGACGCTGCTGACGGCCGCGGCGGGCCTGATCGTCGACGACGCGGTGGGCCGCGTCGGGCAGACGGTGGTCCTGATGGACGCCGACACCGACGGCGGCGGTCTCACCGAGCTGACCCGGTACTGGAACGCCACATCCGAAGCCGGGGTCGACGGCCTCATCGGGTTCGCCGAGGACCCCATCGAGCTGGCCAACCGCTCCGTGCACGGCTATCTGCGGCACGTGCACACCGGGGACCCACGCCGCCAGGACATGGCCGTCTTCCCGCTCGGCCCCGGCGACAAGCCGGGCGAGCACCTGCCGACCAACGGAACGCTCCAGGAGACCGTCGGTGCCGCGGTGGAACGGCTGATGGACCTTCAGGGCTGTCTGATCGTCGACTGCGGTGTCGTCCGCACCCCGGTCACGCTCGAAGTGTGCCGACAGGTCCAGCACATCGTCCTGGTCGGCCGGGCGGGGCCGACGAGCGACCTGGAGACCGCCGAGCTCATGGCGTGGCTGACCGAGCGGGGCCTGGGCGAGAAGGTCCTCGGCCGGGTGTGCAACGACCCGAACGGCACACGACACGGGGCGGCCGAGGTCACGGAGGTCACTCCCGCACTGATGCGACTGCCGTACGACCGGGGCGGCGCGGCCACGATCGCCCTGGGGCGGCTGCCGGGCCACGGCAGTCCGCTGGTTCAGGCCCTGTGCGAGCAGATGCTGGCACGGTGGCCGGACGTTCTCAACGACGGGGCCATGGGGGCGAGATGAGCGATGACAGGACCGTGACCGGTACCGGGGCGCCGCCGGAGGTGCGCCGCGCGTCGCACGTGACCGACGACAGCGACGTGTTCGTGGAGCTGTGCGCGAACGCGCTCAGCGAGACCGGGCTCCATCATGTGGCGCAGTACCGCTGGGGCGTCTTCGGCTATTCGGCGGACATCCTCGACCGGCTTCCCGAGGCGCAGGGCGGCGGGTACGGCGGCCCCGGCGGCAAGGAACAGGATGTGCGGCGCGAACGGTTCGTGCGCCTGGGACGTCAACTCCACTACGTCCTCGGCCGAATGGAACACGTACTGCGTTCCGTCGACAGCGGCAGGCTCATCCGCAGCGTGCTCCAGGTCGGGGACGGCGCCGTCTTCCACTACTACTTCCGCGCCGACGACTGCCTGACCGGCGTCTCGCTGGGCGCCGGCACGGTGGAGGCGGGTGACCGGGCCATGGCCGAACTGGTGGGCGCCTTCCGCCGGGAGATCGGATTACCCCTGATGAACCCCGGCGGCTTCGAGTCGGAGACGTCGCTGCCGGTGATCGGGCGGACGCCTCTCGCGACGGCGAAGGAGCCGCACCGGGTGGTGGAGGGGGAGTGGGGGACGACGGAGCCCGTGTTGTTGGAGCACTGCGCCGAGGCGGTGTCGCCCGACGCCCTGCACTACGCCGGATACGTCGCACCGGGCACCGGCCGGCTCAGCGCCGACGTCTTCAACGACCCGGAGCTGTCCCGCTTCTTCGGCGGCAGCCTCACCCGCGACGAACGCCGCACCCGCTACACGGAGCTCGGCGACCGCCTCCACTACGTGGTGGCACGCCTCAACCAGTCCTTGCGCGCGGTGCTGCCCGGCCGCCTCTCGCGGGTCGTCCTCGACGTCGAGGAGGGCGCCCTCTTCTACGTCCACCGTCCCGCGGACCACTTCCTGCTCGGCGTCACCCTCGACCAGAGTCAAGTGGCCCGCGCCGACCGCCGGATGAACGACCTGGTGCACCTGATGACCACCCCGGACGAAGAACGGGACGCAGAACCGGACGGAAACCGCTGAACTCCCGAGCATTCGGTCCCGGCGCCGCCACACTGCTGGGATGCTCGTCGCCGTAGGCAGCCGACCGGACGGGAGCGGGTCATGGCGAGGACGTTGAGAGCGGCGTACCACCTGTGGGTCATGCTCGCCGTCCTCGGTTCCTGCCGACTGCTCTCCGCCGCCACCGGGACCGGCCACCTGACCGACTCCGCGGCCTACCCGGTGCTCGTGTCGCTGCTGCTCGCCGTCGGACTGTACGGCTCGACGTCCGGCATCGGCCTCGCCGAGGCGCGCGGCGATCTGCGCACGCTGCTGCTCGCGGTCACCGTCGGTGTGCTCGCCAAGGCGGCGCTGATCATGCCGGTGCTGTGGCTCGCGGTCGGGGAACCGGCGTACCTGATCCTGGCGGTCGCGGTCGCCCAGATCGACCCGCTCTCGGTGGCGGCCCTGCGCTCGCGCAGCCGCATGTCGGAGCGCGGCAAGGCCGTGCTGTCCGTCTGGTCGTCCTTCGACGACCCGGTCACCGTGCTGCTCACGGCGTATCTGGCACCGGTGGCGCTGAGCGCGCTGGACGGCGGGGCGGACGCCTCCGCGCTGCCCGTCACCCCGGACGCGTACGCCTGGACCATGCTGGGGAACGTCGCCCTGGTCGTCGTGGCCGCACTGTCCTGGTCCGTGCTGCGGCCGCGTCGGGGGGCGGCGGTGGGGAGCGGGTGGCGCGGTGGGACGCGTACGGCCGTCTGCCTGCTGGTGCTGGCCGGTGTCCTCGCGGCGGCCACCGCGTACGGCCTGATGCTCGGCGTGGCGGTCCTCGGCCTGTTCTACCGGCCGCCCCTGCTGGTGCCGGTTCTCGGCCGGGTGCTGACCACCGCGTACTACCTGGCGCTGGTCGCTCTCGGGCTGCTCCTGGTCGACGGTGTCGAGCCGGGGCCGGGGATCGCCCTGGGGGCGGCGGCCTTCGCCGCCCAGATGGTCGTCGGCGGGCTGATCGCCCGGAACCTGGCCCCCTACGACAGGGTGTCCTTGGCGCTCGGCCAGCAGAACGGTGTGACGGCGATCGTTCTCGCGCTGTCCCTGCAGCCCGCGTTCCCGCGCACGGTGGCGATCGTCGCGCCGGCCGTCGTCACGGTCAACGTCCTGCACTTCGTGGCGAACGAGCTGTGGAACCGGCGGGAGCACGGGTGCCGGACGGTCCTGTTCCATCCCCATGTCCGCCCCGGCTCAGGCCCGCCCGCCCTCCCCCTCGTCCCCCTTGCCGGCATCGTGGGTGATCAGGTCCCCCGGCTGGCATCGGAGGACCTCACAGATCCGCGACAGGGTCGAGAAGCGGACGGCCTTGGCTCGCCCGTTCTTGAGCACGGACAGATTGACGACGGTGATTCCCACCTTCTCCGACAGTTCGGTGAGGGTCATGCCGCGCTCCGCCAGGAGCCGGTCCAGGTGAATCCGGATCGAGTGCAGTTCGTCTTCGGGCATCAGATGGTCTCTTCGGGTTCGGCCTCAGATGGTCCCTTCGAGATCCTCCCGCATGCGGACGCCCTCGCGCATGATCTTCCCCATGATCACCGCGGCGAGACCGGCGAGGATGAGGGCCTGGGGTCCGGCGACCGTCGGTTCCGAACCCACGATCGGCGCCATGCTCGCGACGAGCCAGGAGTGCGACCAGCCGACGACGAGCCCGGCGACGGGCGTGCCCACGGTGACCAGCCAGCCGAGGGCGGAGAGGCGGCGCGACACGGCGTCGGTGAACGGCCCCTGCTCGAGGACGGCGTTGAGCAGCCGCGAGAAGAGCAGTAGCGCCAGGGCGCCGAACAGCAGCCAGGGCAGTTCGTTCCCGAGATCGGCGGCGCGTTGCGCGACGGACGGGTCGTCCTGGCAGAGGCGGGTGGCGCTGGCGGCCGCGTCCACGCCCTCGCGGATCGGCAGGGGTTCGTCCGACGCGAGCTTCGCGTTCTGCCAGAAGCCCGTCTCCACACAGACCGCGCCGTCGTCGAGCATGTGCGTGACCGCCGTGCCCGCGAAGGCGAGTCCGCAGAGTGCCGCCAGCGCGAAGGTCACTGACGCCAGGGTCCTCGTGAGTCGCGTGTTCACTGCAAGCCTTCCTATCGTTTTTCGATATGCCCGTAGGTTAGTGGGCCATATCGATAAACGACAAGTGGCCGCTGACCCGACCAACGGCCCGGGGGAGACCATGATCCTTCCGACACGGACTCCGACCACCACCTTCGGGCGTCGCGGGCCGCGGCCTGCGCGATCAAGGCCGTCGGGGCACCCGAGTGGTATCGCGTCCAGGAGCGCGTGTCGGACCTGCTGAGGCGCGAGCGAACGCGTCCGCCTCGCGCGGGGCGACACCCACGACAGCCTGGGACACCATCTCACCACCGTCTCCGCGCAGTTGGAGCTCATCTCGGGGCGCCGCGCGCCGACGCGCCCGGCGCGTTCCTGAAGTGGTCTCTCGCGGACCTCGCGCGAGTCGGTCAGTCCCTCCAGACCGCCCCGCGCGTCCTGCACCTCGGTGAGGGCGCGGTGAAGA
This window encodes:
- a CDS encoding DUF2975 domain-containing protein, yielding MVSPGPLVGSAATCRLSIWPTNLRAYRKTIGRLAVNTRLTRTLASVTFALAALCGLAFAGTAVTHMLDDGAVCVETGFWQNAKLASDEPLPIREGVDAAASATRLCQDDPSVAQRAADLGNELPWLLFGALALLLFSRLLNAVLEQGPFTDAVSRRLSALGWLVTVGTPVAGLVVGWSHSWLVASMAPIVGSEPTVAGPQALILAGLAAVIMGKIMREGVRMREDLEGTI
- a CDS encoding helix-turn-helix domain-containing protein; amino-acid sequence: MPEDELHSIRIHLDRLLAERGMTLTELSEKVGITVVNLSVLKNGRAKAVRFSTLSRICEVLRCQPGDLITHDAGKGDEGEGGRA